The genomic stretch TTCATTAACATCTATTCCCCACAGTTTTGCTGCGTTTTCGTAAAGTATTTTCTTCTTTATATCTAAAGTTAGTTGAACTCCGTATTCCTTTTCTATATCTGGCGGTAATTCGAATTTAATAAAGTCCTCTATTATCCATTTTGGATTCCATATTGCGTAGTCTGATCCATATAATATTCTATCCGGTCCTAACCAGAATAACAGTTCAGCCATTATTTGTGCAAAGTATCTTGGCCTCTTATGTATAAACGCCGTAGCTACTGCTAATCCGGCATAAACGTTTTTATCTTGAACTCCTATCCAACAGAAATCATCAAATCTGGGCAATCCTATATGTGTTACCACAAATTTCATTTCCGGGAATGATGAAGCTGCAGCATCTACATCTTTTACATCAAATGCGTCCTTATCCAAAGGCCATACTGTTGGTCCCTTATGCGGGACTAAGATGTTTATTCCAAGTGATTTACTAAATTCTATGAACTCAAAAGCTTCTCTGGAATCAAGTCTCCATCCTCTTGATAAATTTCCTCCAATATCTTTCCATTCTGCAGTGTATAGTTTCACATGACGCATTTGCCAAGGCTTAACCCTATATCTTCTAACATCTTCCTCTAATTGCTTTTTACCTTGTTCACCGTCCCTAGGATCCCATCTGGTACCTATTATAAATCTATAGGGATTTTCATAAACTAGTTTACCGAATTCTTCAGTATTTCCGAAAGGTGTGCGATAGAAGTATAGTAGATATTGTGGTTGTGTAATTCCTAAATCTACGTAACCGTTAAGAAATACATCCTCGATCATTTTCTTTGAACCGTAATATTTGAAAGTATTATAGTCCATTATGTATTCTTGGGGACTTAAGGATTTATGGTAGTCATAAAAGCAATCTATCCATCCTTTAGCTAATTCTGGTCTTAACCAATTATCCTCATGGGCTTTCCATACATGGACATGATAATCTATTACGGGGATCTCATGAATTTTACCATCAGGTGTTTCCACTT from Sulfolobus sp. S-194 encodes the following:
- a CDS encoding amidohydrolase family protein, with product METPDGKIHEIPVIDYHVHVWKAHEDNWLRPELAKGWIDCFYDYHKSLSPQEYIMDYNTFKYYGSKKMIEDVFLNGYVDLGITQPQYLLYFYRTPFGNTEEFGKLVYENPYRFIIGTRWDPRDGEQGKKQLEEDVRRYRVKPWQMRHVKLYTAEWKDIGGNLSRGWRLDSREAFEFIEFSKSLGINILVPHKGPTVWPLDKDAFDVKDVDAAASSFPEMKFVVTHIGLPRFDDFCWIGVQDKNVYAGLAVATAFIHKRPRYFAQIMAELLFWLGPDRILYGSDYAIWNPKWIIEDFIKFELPPDIEKEYGVQLTLDIKKKILYENAAKLWGIDVNEIIKTLNDDIKSRAKVLETKLSKEVVY